Proteins from one Listeria weihenstephanensis genomic window:
- a CDS encoding type II toxin-antitoxin system RelE/ParE family toxin, producing MDGSVKVSLSRHASIDYERISLYLLEDLYQSRAEEHFSRNIDTLFLNLAIFPKMGNLYDTDKELSRPYRKLNLDKYTVFYVYYEEQRCIEVYRILAGLSNYMAIIKDATPIYEI from the coding sequence ATGGATGGTAGCGTTAAGGTTAGCCTTTCTAGGCATGCTAGCATTGATTACGAGCGCATTTCGCTTTATTTATTAGAAGATTTGTATCAGTCTCGAGCAGAAGAGCATTTTAGCAGAAATATCGATACGTTGTTTTTAAATTTAGCGATATTTCCTAAAATGGGTAATCTGTATGATACTGACAAAGAGTTATCTAGGCCATATCGCAAACTTAATTTGGATAAGTATACGGTGTTTTATGTGTATTATGAAGAGCAGCGGTGTATTGAAGTGTATCGTATTTTAGCTGGGCTATCCAATTATATGGCTATTATTAAAGATGCTACGCCAATCTATGAAATATAA
- a CDS encoding carbohydrate ABC transporter permease: MKTKAYKRSDAKMALALLSPSILLLLVLVAYPMISNIQISFLELPLNPNLDSTFIGLQNYIDILTDAEFYKSLALTFGYTILVVVGSTGMGLLVAIFFNREFRFRKTARSLIILSYVTPSISLIFAWKYMFNNSYGVINYVGGDILHLWKDAPLWFDNPVSSFILVVLFAIWRYFPYAFISFLAILQTVDKSLYEAAEMDGASVWDKFKIVTLPAIMPVLATVVTLRAIWMFYMFTDVYLLTNKVNILGVYLYQTAFAFNDLGKASAISVILFVIIFVVIMVTRKRVNLNGGK, encoded by the coding sequence ATGAAAACAAAAGCATACAAACGCTCGGATGCAAAAATGGCGCTGGCCTTGCTGTCGCCTAGTATCCTCTTATTACTTGTGTTAGTGGCATATCCGATGATTTCAAACATTCAAATTAGCTTTTTAGAGTTACCGCTCAATCCGAATTTGGATTCAACGTTTATCGGTTTGCAAAATTACATTGATATTTTAACGGATGCTGAATTTTACAAGTCATTGGCTTTAACATTTGGCTATACGATTCTAGTAGTAGTTGGTAGTACAGGGATGGGGCTTCTGGTTGCGATATTCTTCAACCGGGAGTTCCGATTCCGGAAAACGGCGCGTTCGCTTATTATTTTGTCATACGTGACGCCGTCGATTTCCTTGATTTTTGCTTGGAAATACATGTTTAACAATAGTTATGGTGTAATCAACTATGTTGGTGGCGATATTCTTCATCTTTGGAAGGATGCACCACTTTGGTTTGATAATCCCGTTTCGAGTTTCATTTTAGTTGTGTTATTCGCGATTTGGCGCTATTTCCCGTATGCTTTCATCTCGTTCTTAGCGATTTTGCAAACGGTGGATAAATCGCTTTATGAAGCCGCAGAAATGGACGGGGCAAGTGTTTGGGATAAATTCAAAATTGTCACGTTACCAGCAATCATGCCAGTTTTGGCGACAGTTGTGACATTGCGTGCGATTTGGATGTTCTACATGTTTACCGACGTATATCTGCTGACGAACAAAGTAAATATTCTTGGGGTTTACCTGTATCAAACGGCCTTCGCGTTCAATGATCTAGGTAAAGCATCGGCGATTTCGGTGATTCTGTTTGTCATCATCTTCGTGGTCATCATGGTTACAAGAAAGCGAGTGAATTTAAATGGCGGTAAGTAG
- a CDS encoding DNA polymerase beta superfamily protein, producing the protein MLKYDSILETKAYDFLRHNRDLNNIAYLVASGSHGYGTNIAGSDLDLRGFLIEDDRYLFGLDTFEQFEEKDTDTVIFGARKFIKLCAQGNPNMLELLGVDEEEIVICSEAGRIVRDNVGLFLTRRVEQTFGNYANAQLKRLQNGLVRNEESIALQEKHVLETLHRQMRHFNGKYANLEDGLQLRIIEDEIVMDAGLKRYPLRDFVGIYGELQATVRTYEKFGKATDTPKELPRLYKHAMHLVRMLVTGRDILEGKGVVTKRRAEHDVLLAIRNGDLSFEEIFEQVAVFQEEFERAARETSLPDKVDMGQVEELLVSLYKK; encoded by the coding sequence ATGTTGAAATACGATTCGATATTGGAGACAAAGGCATACGATTTTCTTAGGCATAATAGGGATTTGAATAATATTGCTTATTTGGTGGCAAGTGGTTCCCATGGTTATGGGACGAATATTGCTGGAAGTGATTTAGATTTGCGGGGATTTTTAATAGAAGATGATCGTTATTTATTCGGTTTAGATACATTTGAACAGTTTGAGGAAAAGGATACGGATACTGTGATTTTTGGCGCGCGGAAGTTTATTAAATTATGCGCACAGGGAAATCCGAACATGCTGGAACTCTTGGGTGTTGACGAAGAGGAGATTGTGATTTGCTCAGAAGCGGGGCGGATAGTTCGAGATAACGTTGGTCTATTTTTGACGAGGCGGGTGGAGCAGACATTTGGTAATTACGCGAATGCACAGTTAAAAAGATTGCAGAACGGATTAGTTAGAAATGAGGAGTCGATCGCTTTACAGGAAAAGCATGTACTTGAAACGCTACATCGACAAATGCGTCATTTCAATGGGAAATATGCAAACTTGGAGGACGGATTACAGCTTAGAATAATAGAAGACGAGATTGTGATGGATGCGGGTTTGAAGAGGTATCCGTTACGGGATTTTGTAGGGATATACGGGGAATTACAAGCTACTGTCCGGACGTATGAGAAGTTTGGGAAGGCTACGGATACGCCAAAGGAATTGCCGCGTTTGTATAAGCACGCGATGCATTTAGTGAGAATGCTTGTGACGGGCCGTGATATTTTGGAGGGAAAGGGCGTCGTGACAAAGCGGAGAGCTGAGCATGATGTATTACTGGCTATTCGGAACGGCGATTTGTCGTTTGAGGAAATTTTTGAGCAAGTGGCGGTATTTCAAGAGGAGTTTGAGCGAGCGGCACGTGAGACGAGTTTGCCGGATAAAGTAGATATGGGGCAAGTTGAGGAGTTGCTAGTATCTCTATACAAAAAATAA
- a CDS encoding GNAT family N-acetyltransferase has protein sequence MDKKRNYHVKFLTEKDVAIAEEVCVKCEDYFLIEQGVAATTENAMSIITEIPKGKTKHDKFVMAVLDEADKPIGLIDVVADFPRKGQWIIGLLMLIPEERGSGFGKVLYQVIKDWASDGSADSLRIGVLEENKEAIGFWSHLGFEKEEEKQQTYGGKEHLVHVMVQKI, from the coding sequence TTGGATAAAAAGAGAAACTATCATGTGAAATTTTTGACGGAAAAAGATGTAGCTATAGCTGAGGAAGTTTGCGTGAAATGTGAGGATTACTTCTTGATAGAACAAGGCGTAGCGGCAACAACAGAGAATGCAATGTCGATTATTACGGAGATACCTAAAGGGAAAACCAAGCACGATAAGTTTGTAATGGCAGTGCTTGACGAAGCGGATAAGCCGATCGGATTGATTGATGTGGTCGCGGACTTCCCTCGAAAAGGGCAGTGGATTATCGGATTGTTAATGCTAATACCGGAAGAGCGTGGGAGCGGATTTGGTAAAGTGCTGTATCAAGTTATTAAGGATTGGGCTTCAGATGGCAGTGCGGACTCGTTGCGGATTGGTGTTCTTGAAGAGAATAAAGAAGCCATTGGATTTTGGTCACATCTTGGTTTTGAAAAAGAGGAAGAGAAGCAGCAAACATATGGTGGGAAAGAGCATCTTGTGCACGTGATGGTACAAAAAATATAG
- a CDS encoding zinc-dependent alcohol dehydrogenase, which yields MKKLIATEPRVADLVEYVDRELAKDEARIQVKFASPKHGTEVVDFRGVSPFIDEEFNEEWNMFMPRAEGSARGIVFGEFQLGNMVVGEIVEIGADVTEYAIGDMVCSYGPIMETVIVKAVDNYKLRKMPAGASWKNAVCYDPAQFAMSGVREAHVRAGDYVVVVGLGAIGQIAIQLAKKAGASIVIGVDPLEHRREIAMRHGADACFNPIGTDVGFEVKKLTGKLGADSIIETSGNSQALEAALRGIAYGGIISYVAFAKPFPDGFNLGREAHFNNAKIVFARASSEPNPDYPRWNRKRIEETCWELLMNGYLDCEDLIDPIVSLDESAQAYMKYVDQNPDLSIKMGIEL from the coding sequence ATGAAGAAATTGATTGCTACGGAGCCGCGGGTTGCGGATTTGGTGGAATATGTGGATCGGGAATTGGCTAAGGATGAGGCGCGGATTCAAGTGAAGTTTGCGTCGCCGAAGCATGGTACGGAGGTCGTTGATTTTCGTGGTGTGAGCCCGTTTATTGATGAGGAGTTTAACGAGGAATGGAATATGTTTATGCCGCGTGCGGAAGGTTCTGCGCGTGGGATTGTGTTCGGGGAGTTTCAGCTCGGGAACATGGTTGTCGGCGAAATTGTTGAGATTGGCGCGGATGTGACGGAGTACGCGATTGGGGATATGGTTTGCTCGTACGGGCCGATTATGGAGACGGTGATCGTGAAGGCGGTTGATAATTATAAGCTGCGGAAAATGCCTGCGGGCGCGAGTTGGAAAAATGCGGTTTGTTATGATCCAGCGCAGTTTGCGATGAGTGGTGTTCGTGAGGCGCATGTGCGTGCGGGCGATTACGTTGTGGTCGTTGGGCTCGGCGCGATTGGCCAAATTGCGATTCAGCTGGCGAAAAAGGCTGGTGCGAGTATCGTGATTGGCGTCGATCCTTTGGAACATCGTCGCGAAATTGCGATGCGTCATGGTGCGGATGCTTGCTTTAACCCGATTGGGACGGATGTCGGGTTTGAGGTTAAGAAATTGACTGGCAAACTTGGCGCGGACTCGATTATTGAGACGAGCGGGAATTCGCAGGCTCTTGAGGCGGCGCTACGCGGGATTGCATACGGCGGAATTATTTCGTATGTGGCGTTTGCGAAGCCGTTTCCAGATGGATTTAATTTGGGACGCGAGGCGCATTTTAATAATGCCAAAATCGTGTTTGCACGCGCGTCGAGTGAGCCGAATCCGGATTATCCACGTTGGAATCGGAAGCGTATCGAGGAGACTTGCTGGGAGCTTTTGATGAACGGGTATTTGGATTGTGAGGATTTGATTGATCCAATTGTGAGCTTGGACGAGAGTGCGCAGGCCTACATGAAGTACGTGGATCAGAATCCAGATTTGAGTATTAAGATGGGAATCGAACTTTAA
- a CDS encoding VOC family protein, whose protein sequence is MINGFEGINIAVENPEQFVRFYSEQLGVPLVFEGHGGYVGAKLAFSRHDPGIIVWSNANDDVATHGLTEFVFRSDDLDKTYEKLKLNGVDIQPPFMADWGGKELRCADPEGNSVLILEGAY, encoded by the coding sequence ATGATTAATGGTTTTGAAGGAATAAATATAGCGGTAGAAAATCCGGAGCAGTTTGTGCGCTTTTATAGTGAACAGTTGGGTGTTCCGCTCGTTTTTGAAGGGCATGGAGGCTATGTTGGGGCGAAATTAGCTTTTTCGCGTCATGATCCAGGTATTATTGTTTGGAGTAATGCGAACGATGATGTGGCAACTCACGGACTTACCGAGTTTGTTTTTCGGTCGGATGATCTAGATAAAACGTATGAAAAACTGAAATTGAACGGTGTCGATATCCAGCCTCCATTTATGGCTGATTGGGGTGGAAAAGAGCTGAGATGCGCTGATCCAGAAGGAAATAGCGTTTTAATTTTGGAAGGTGCCTATTAA
- a CDS encoding ABC transporter substrate-binding protein, translated as MLSAILAACGGSSGSADDKEVTIEFMHSSVEKERLDVIKELVAKFEKENPNIKVKQVPVEEDAFNTKVVTLARSGKLPAVLEVSQDFAKVMDKDKLIDQDAVKDVIKEVGEDSYYEGALNLVRSENGKSYIGVPLTGWVQGIWYDKKALAAANFEEPKNWNDILTIAKHFTNKANKKYGIAIPTAEGAMAEQAFSQFALSNEANVLDAKGNITIDTKEMNQALTFYQELSKYTMPGSNDVTEIKDAFMNGTAPMAMYSTYILPAVFTDGDPSNVGFIIPEEKEKAVYGTVSALALSDGLDDAQKDAGKKFVEFLSKPENQTKWVLMSPGGAQPVNKGVIENEAYKNNEVVKSFGALSEEIAKSFDDIQIFGLVDGKNFTKMGDITSSGVIAKMVNNVTVGGKDVDSELEKAQSTAESNN; from the coding sequence ATGTTGAGTGCGATTTTGGCGGCGTGTGGTGGTTCATCGGGAAGTGCGGATGATAAAGAAGTGACGATTGAATTCATGCATTCTTCGGTTGAAAAGGAACGTTTGGACGTTATTAAAGAATTAGTTGCGAAATTTGAAAAGGAAAATCCGAATATTAAAGTGAAGCAAGTGCCTGTCGAGGAAGATGCGTTTAACACGAAAGTTGTAACGTTGGCGCGGTCTGGTAAGTTGCCAGCAGTTTTGGAAGTAAGTCAAGATTTTGCGAAAGTAATGGATAAAGATAAATTGATCGATCAAGACGCGGTCAAAGACGTGATTAAAGAGGTTGGCGAGGACAGTTATTATGAAGGCGCGCTGAACTTGGTGCGTTCTGAGAATGGCAAAAGTTATATCGGCGTTCCGCTTACGGGCTGGGTGCAAGGTATTTGGTACGACAAGAAGGCTTTAGCTGCGGCGAATTTCGAGGAGCCAAAGAATTGGAATGACATTTTGACAATCGCGAAGCATTTTACGAATAAAGCGAACAAGAAATATGGTATTGCGATTCCTACAGCAGAAGGCGCGATGGCGGAGCAAGCATTTTCTCAGTTTGCGCTTTCTAATGAGGCGAACGTTTTAGATGCGAAAGGCAATATTACGATCGATACGAAAGAAATGAATCAGGCATTGACGTTTTATCAAGAATTATCGAAATACACGATGCCTGGATCGAATGATGTAACGGAAATCAAGGATGCGTTTATGAATGGTACGGCCCCAATGGCGATGTATTCGACGTACATTTTGCCGGCGGTATTTACGGATGGCGACCCGAGCAACGTTGGATTTATCATCCCGGAAGAGAAGGAAAAAGCGGTGTACGGAACGGTTTCGGCGCTGGCACTTTCGGACGGTCTGGATGATGCACAAAAAGATGCTGGTAAAAAGTTCGTGGAGTTCTTGTCAAAACCTGAGAACCAAACGAAATGGGTATTAATGTCTCCAGGTGGGGCGCAACCAGTAAATAAAGGCGTTATCGAAAACGAAGCGTATAAAAACAATGAAGTCGTGAAATCATTCGGCGCGTTGTCTGAGGAAATCGCGAAATCGTTCGATGATATTCAGATTTTCGGCTTAGTTGACGGTAAAAATTTCACCAAAATGGGCGATATCACAAGTTCAGGCGTTATCGCGAAAATGGTGAATAATGTGACGGTTGGCGGCAAGGATGTCGATTCGGAGCTTGAAAAAGCGCAGAGCACGGCCGAATCTAATAACTAA
- a CDS encoding carbohydrate ABC transporter permease, translating into MAVSSKKSKRTKKIVFYVSLVLFLLFTLFPFLIMMMTSFKSPKEAISTTPTFFPKDWTFQHYLDIFNPDIFPFLTYFKNSFIVALIAAGIAVVLGILGAYALSKLRFRARTTINASFYTVYMFSGILLIVPLFKIISSVGLYDTRTALIITMVVQTLPTAIFMLISYFDTIPVDIEEAAMMDGLNRMQIILRIIVPLAISGIVSVFVYCFMVAWNDYLFASIFLSDSELFTLPIGLNTLFSTPDYIWGRMMAASLVTALPVVIMYALSERFIKGNLTDGGVKG; encoded by the coding sequence ATGGCGGTAAGTAGTAAAAAATCAAAACGGACGAAGAAAATTGTTTTTTATGTGAGTTTAGTGTTATTTCTCTTGTTCACGCTGTTTCCATTCTTGATTATGATGATGACGTCGTTTAAGAGTCCAAAAGAGGCGATTTCTACAACGCCAACATTTTTCCCGAAAGATTGGACATTTCAGCATTATTTAGATATTTTCAACCCGGATATTTTCCCGTTTTTGACGTATTTTAAAAATAGTTTTATCGTTGCGTTAATTGCAGCGGGGATTGCGGTAGTTTTAGGGATTTTAGGTGCATATGCCCTATCAAAATTGCGTTTCCGAGCGCGGACAACGATTAATGCGAGTTTTTATACGGTTTACATGTTTTCAGGTATTTTGTTAATTGTGCCGTTGTTTAAAATTATTTCGAGTGTTGGATTATATGACACGAGAACGGCGTTGATTATCACGATGGTTGTACAGACATTGCCGACTGCGATTTTCATGTTGATTAGTTATTTTGACACGATTCCAGTGGATATTGAGGAAGCCGCGATGATGGATGGCTTGAATCGGATGCAGATTATTTTGCGGATTATCGTGCCACTCGCGATTTCAGGGATTGTCTCTGTATTCGTGTATTGTTTCATGGTAGCTTGGAATGATTATCTGTTTGCGTCGATATTCTTGTCGGATTCAGAGCTGTTCACGTTACCGATTGGCTTGAATACGTTGTTTAGTACACCAGATTATATTTGGGGACGCATGATGGCAGCGTCACTTGTGACGGCATTGCCAGTAGTTATCATGTACGCTCTATCAGAACGTTTCATAAAAGGAAATCTTACCGACGGCGGCGTCAAAGGCTAG
- a CDS encoding DUF1269 domain-containing protein, protein MSKQINKTVLIMNFETESKSYQAFSEIKTLHTERKIHGEQMAVVEHDGNHKINAKDFLDFTGGDKNMKGSLIGMLVGILGGPLGVLLGWMTGAIIGSTQDAKEIRDAMNVFEKTLETIPEGQTGVILIAEEEHNEYINDLVNSKLGGRVVRMDEALVSHEINEAKQAEKEAQVSAKKRWFNKKED, encoded by the coding sequence ATGAGTAAACAGATTAACAAAACAGTTCTCATCATGAATTTCGAAACAGAAAGTAAGTCTTACCAAGCATTTTCAGAAATAAAGACATTACACACAGAAAGAAAAATTCACGGCGAACAAATGGCAGTTGTAGAACATGATGGCAACCATAAGATAAATGCAAAAGATTTCCTAGACTTCACAGGTGGCGATAAAAACATGAAAGGCAGCTTGATTGGTATGCTAGTTGGGATCTTAGGCGGTCCACTAGGCGTATTACTTGGCTGGATGACCGGTGCAATTATCGGCTCTACGCAAGATGCCAAAGAAATTCGCGATGCCATGAACGTCTTTGAGAAAACACTAGAAACAATACCTGAAGGTCAAACTGGCGTTATTCTTATCGCTGAGGAAGAGCATAACGAATACATCAATGATCTTGTAAATAGCAAATTAGGCGGTCGCGTTGTTCGTATGGACGAAGCGCTTGTATCACACGAAATCAATGAAGCAAAACAAGCTGAAAAAGAAGCACAAGTCAGCGCTAAAAAACGTTGGTTCAACAAAAAAGAAGATTAA
- a CDS encoding sugar phosphate isomerase/epimerase family protein, translated as MKIGTQNQAFFPEGIMEKFEYVKEMGFEGFEIDGKLLVENVAEVKAAIAATGIPVSTACGGYDGWIGDFIEERRLRGLQEIKVILEALQEVGGKGIVVPAAWGMFTYRLPPMVSPRSEAGDFKAVSESLVYLDGIAAETGTTIFLEPLNRYQDHMINLLGDARRYIETNNLKHVKIIADFYHMNIEEDGISEALHANRDLVEHVHVADNHRYQPGSGSLDLKKHFDQLKADGYDGFLTFECRVRAEDPEKAYKDALEHLKSCR; from the coding sequence ATGAAAATTGGGACGCAGAATCAGGCATTTTTTCCAGAGGGTATCATGGAGAAATTCGAATATGTGAAGGAAATGGGTTTTGAAGGTTTCGAAATCGACGGAAAACTGCTCGTGGAAAACGTGGCGGAGGTCAAAGCGGCGATTGCGGCGACTGGAATTCCAGTTTCGACAGCGTGTGGTGGTTATGACGGCTGGATCGGTGATTTTATCGAGGAGCGTCGTTTGCGCGGGTTACAGGAAATTAAGGTAATTTTGGAAGCGCTGCAAGAGGTTGGTGGAAAAGGGATTGTGGTTCCTGCGGCTTGGGGAATGTTCACGTATCGCTTGCCGCCGATGGTTTCGCCGCGTTCGGAAGCTGGTGATTTCAAAGCTGTGAGTGAGTCGCTCGTTTATTTGGACGGCATTGCGGCGGAGACTGGGACGACGATTTTTCTGGAACCGCTGAATCGCTATCAGGATCACATGATTAATTTGCTGGGCGATGCGCGTCGTTATATTGAGACGAATAACTTGAAACATGTGAAAATTATCGCGGACTTTTATCATATGAATATTGAGGAAGACGGGATTTCGGAGGCACTTCACGCGAATCGTGATTTGGTGGAGCATGTGCATGTGGCCGACAATCATCGCTATCAGCCTGGCAGTGGATCGCTTGATTTAAAAAAACATTTCGACCAGTTGAAGGCGGATGGCTATGACGGATTCTTGACGTTTGAATGCCGAGTTCGTGCGGAAGATCCGGAAAAAGCATACAAAGATGCATTGGAACATTTGAAGAGCTGTAGATAA
- a CDS encoding LacI family DNA-binding transcriptional regulator, giving the protein MGATIYDIARHAGVSKSTVSRVLNNQTNISADSKKRVLIAIEELQYKPSKLARALTNSGFDAIMVISNRPTKTTAGNPFFSEIIHSISAIAEDQNFDLILQTSRNTDDELDKCIAKIKEKMIKGIIMLSSPADESFFEKLDPFNIPIVVTGKIDGNYTNVYSVDTDNFKDSYELTNLLIKNGHKNIACLHAPLNYHVSIDRLAGYRSCLFDHNLDIRRDWILDSGYTAEDAYNAAHQLLSHPDRPTAIFATDDLKVLSIYKVASEHGLQIPEDLSIVGYNDRVVSTFLSPPLTAIDIPTKRLGKAATELLFDLIQQNDTPSKNMIIETKLINGASISHLKTR; this is encoded by the coding sequence ATGGGAGCTACTATTTACGACATAGCACGCCACGCCGGAGTCTCGAAATCTACCGTTTCACGCGTACTAAACAATCAAACAAACATTTCTGCTGATTCAAAAAAACGCGTCCTCATAGCCATTGAAGAACTACAATATAAACCGAGCAAATTAGCCCGAGCACTAACAAATTCAGGATTCGACGCCATTATGGTCATTTCAAATCGCCCAACCAAGACCACAGCAGGAAATCCATTTTTCTCAGAAATCATTCATTCCATCTCGGCGATTGCAGAAGATCAGAACTTCGACTTAATTCTGCAAACATCCCGAAATACCGATGATGAACTCGATAAATGTATTGCCAAAATCAAAGAAAAAATGATCAAAGGAATTATCATGCTAAGCTCGCCCGCAGACGAATCCTTTTTCGAAAAACTAGATCCATTCAACATCCCCATCGTTGTTACCGGGAAAATCGATGGCAACTACACAAATGTTTATTCTGTCGATACAGACAATTTCAAAGACTCCTACGAGCTAACAAATCTACTCATCAAAAATGGGCATAAAAACATCGCCTGTCTTCACGCGCCACTGAATTATCACGTCTCCATCGATCGACTAGCCGGGTATCGCAGTTGTCTATTTGATCACAACCTAGACATTCGGCGCGACTGGATTTTAGATAGCGGATACACCGCCGAAGACGCTTATAACGCCGCACATCAGTTGCTATCACACCCAGATCGGCCCACTGCCATTTTTGCCACAGATGATTTAAAAGTACTCAGCATTTACAAAGTAGCCTCCGAACATGGCTTACAAATACCAGAAGATCTTTCCATCGTCGGCTACAATGATCGCGTTGTCTCCACCTTTCTATCACCGCCACTGACAGCGATTGACATCCCCACCAAGCGATTAGGAAAAGCTGCTACCGAGTTACTTTTTGATTTAATCCAGCAAAACGATACCCCTAGCAAAAATATGATTATCGAAACAAAACTCATTAACGGCGCATCAATAAGTCATTTGAAAACACGCTAA
- a CDS encoding type II toxin-antitoxin system Phd/YefM family antitoxin, which translates to MPEIRPVSDLRNNFTDISKIVHERSEPIFLTKNGHGDMVVMSIETYEEMCQYETRALTK; encoded by the coding sequence ATGCCTGAAATTAGACCGGTTTCTGATTTAAGAAATAATTTTACTGATATTTCCAAGATTGTCCACGAACGTAGTGAACCTATTTTCTTAACGAAGAATGGACATGGAGATATGGTAGTTATGAGTATCGAAACGTATGAAGAAATGTGTCAATATGAGACGCGTGCGCTTACGAAATAA
- a CDS encoding alpha-amylase family glycosyl hydrolase: protein MDILLRRLECIYESESAISLEGKIRERIQEAKMKKLKQRKSGWDQEDVVMITYGDQFCEKDQPTLTTLKKMYDKYLDEMFEVVHILPFYPYSSDDGFSVIDYKKVNPKLGDWRNFADLTQSTRLMFDYVCNHMSAKSDWFEGFLNQDAEYDDFFVSLPQDTDLTAVTRPRATPVLTEFEMADGTKTHIWTTFSADQIDLNFRNPNVLLKMIDVLAFYLEEGAEYIRLDAVGFMWKEPGTSCIHLEKTHEIVKLFRDILDEIAPGTVMITETNVPHKDNITYFGNGQDEAHMVYQFPLPPLVLQAIHTGDGQALSGWARDLELPGENATFFNFLASHDGIGLNPIRGILSEEEILALVADLEKEGALVSYKQNPDGTKSPYEVNVTYMDALNRLADNDDTRLQRFLLAHSILLTIPGVPAVYVQSILGARNDLDGVAETGHNRSINRKKYPIAEIEMGLADAETLMHRTFEGIKEMIQVRKTQGLFHPNVPMEVVDLGKEIFAIRRVDASGDSVLALHNLSDQPISCDVAVNWDILKDQPISGSAPIVLAPYEFRWLTNKN, encoded by the coding sequence ATGGATATTCTTTTAAGACGATTGGAATGTATATATGAAAGTGAAAGCGCTATATCTCTAGAGGGGAAGATTAGAGAGCGAATACAAGAAGCGAAAATGAAGAAATTAAAGCAACGGAAGTCAGGTTGGGATCAAGAAGATGTGGTTATGATTACATATGGTGATCAGTTTTGCGAAAAGGATCAACCTACACTGACGACGCTTAAGAAGATGTATGATAAGTACTTGGATGAGATGTTTGAAGTAGTTCATATTTTGCCGTTTTATCCGTATTCTTCGGATGATGGCTTTTCGGTGATTGATTACAAAAAGGTGAATCCGAAGCTTGGTGATTGGCGAAATTTTGCGGATTTGACGCAATCGACACGGTTGATGTTTGATTATGTTTGCAACCATATGTCGGCGAAAAGTGACTGGTTCGAGGGTTTTCTGAATCAGGACGCGGAGTATGATGATTTCTTTGTTTCGCTGCCGCAAGATACGGATTTGACGGCGGTTACTAGGCCGCGGGCGACGCCGGTTTTGACGGAGTTTGAGATGGCAGATGGTACGAAAACGCATATTTGGACGACGTTTAGTGCGGATCAGATTGATCTTAATTTTAGGAATCCGAATGTGTTGTTGAAAATGATTGATGTTTTGGCGTTTTATTTGGAAGAGGGCGCGGAGTATATTAGGTTGGATGCGGTCGGTTTCATGTGGAAAGAGCCTGGGACATCTTGCATTCACTTGGAAAAAACGCATGAAATTGTGAAGTTATTCCGCGATATTCTGGATGAAATTGCTCCAGGAACGGTGATGATTACGGAGACGAACGTGCCGCATAAGGATAATATTACTTACTTTGGAAATGGCCAAGATGAGGCGCATATGGTGTACCAGTTCCCGTTGCCACCGCTTGTTTTGCAGGCGATACATACTGGTGATGGGCAAGCTTTATCGGGCTGGGCGCGTGATTTGGAGTTGCCTGGTGAGAATGCTACGTTTTTCAATTTCCTAGCTTCGCATGATGGTATTGGCTTGAATCCGATTCGTGGAATTTTGTCGGAAGAGGAAATTTTGGCTCTGGTGGCGGATTTGGAAAAGGAAGGCGCGCTTGTTTCGTATAAGCAGAATCCTGATGGAACGAAGAGTCCATATGAGGTGAATGTGACGTACATGGATGCGCTGAATCGCTTGGCGGACAATGATGATACGCGGTTACAACGGTTCTTGTTGGCGCATTCGATTTTGCTGACTATTCCTGGGGTTCCAGCGGTTTACGTGCAAAGTATTCTTGGCGCTCGAAATGATCTGGATGGTGTTGCGGAAACGGGACATAATCGCTCAATCAACCGTAAAAAATACCCGATTGCGGAGATTGAAATGGGACTTGCGGACGCGGAAACATTGATGCATCGTACTTTTGAAGGAATTAAAGAAATGATTCAAGTTCGTAAAACGCAAGGCTTATTCCATCCCAATGTGCCGATGGAGGTTGTGGATTTAGGGAAAGAAATTTTTGCGATTAGGCGTGTGGATGCTTCGGGAGACAGTGTTCTTGCATTGCATAATTTATCTGATCAGCCGATATCATGTGATGTCGCTGTGAATTGGGATATTTTAAAAGATCAGCCGATTTCTGGGAGCGCTCCAATTGTTCTTGCTCCTTACGAATTCCGCTGGTTAACAAACAAAAACTAG